The Thermoplasmata archaeon sequence AAGATTTCGTTCGGCGCCGCCCACGGGCCCCGGAAGTCCGGCCCCGGCGTGGTCGTCCGCAAGCGCAGGGTCCAGGACGCGCCGATGATGGCGGAGAAGAACATGATCTCGGTGACCAGGAGCAGCCACGTCCCCAGCTTCCGCGCGCTCACCCGCGGGAACGCCGACTCGATGGCCGTCCCGAGAGCGTAGAACGGGCTCGACGGTCGCCGTATGTCGTCGCGGACCCAGCCGCCCGTGCCGGCGACGAACACGACGAAGCCGACGACGAGGATCGGGATGCTCGGGGTCACGATCCCGACGTATCCGATGGTCATGCCCACGGCGACGATTACGGGCCACCGACTGCCGTGGTGCTCCTCCTCGGCTTGGCCCGCCGGCCCCGGGTGCGCCATGGACCTCGGTCCGGCGGAGAGCAACGTACGAGCCGCTTTAACGTCTTCGGTTTTCCGCGATGTCGGCCTCAGTTCGGACGGAACACCCATGGGTCGTGGGCCAGCGACAAGAAGAGGTCGCGGGACTTCGACCACTCGATCAACCAGTTGGGCACGGGGATCCGCGGCCCATCGGGACCAAGTCGCATGACCCGTTCGTTCCTCCGGGGCCGGATAAATCCATCGCCGTACGTCTTGATTCTAATTCTTAGGACGTAGAACGCCGACCGAAAGACTCGTGATAATCACGCCGTCGTCCGGTCGAGAGGATCGAGGATCGCGGCCCTCGACGGATGGCAACGACGAAACGGCTTATATTCGCCTCCCGAATGCGGAGGGGCCTGGTCCTCCGATGCCCACCGTCCGTCGCATGAAGGGAAAGATGGCTCTGCTGGGGGAGGGCGGCGTCGGGAAGACATCCCTCATCCGCCGCTTCGTCCTCAGCGAGTATCAAGAGACGTACCTGCACACGGTCGGGACGCGGGTGAGTAAGATCGAGCTTGCCGTCCCGTACGGCGCGGACGTCGAGGTCCAATTGGACTTGTCGATCTTCGACATCATGGGCCAGCGGGGGTTCAAGGATCTCGTGCGGGAGACCTATTTTCACGGCTCGCAGGCGCTCATGGCCGTCTGCGACATCACCCGGGAGGACAGCCTGTACGCGCTCAACGAATGGATCCCGTCCGCGCTCGAGATCGCGGGGGACGTGCCGGCGTATATCCTCGTGAACAAGTCGGACCTGGCCGACCGACGGGCCGTCTCGGAGGAAGAGATCGGGAGGGTCGCGGAGACGTTCGGCTCCCCGTTCGCGTTCACGTCCGCGCGGACCGGTGAGTCCGTCGAGGACGCGTTCAACGCCCTCGCGATCGAGATTGTCGATCGGGCGTTCCGGACCGAGGAGGCTCGGGCCGTCGATCGCGGTCTTCGGGAGAAGGTCCTCGAGCTGCTCGCGAAACGCGGCGCGCTGGGGCTTAAGAAGAATCAGTTCTTCGAGATCCTGCGGGGCGTGAACTTCGACGACCTCCAAGCAGAACTGAGGCGGCTCGAAGGCGAGGGCCTCCTGACGTTGTTGTGGGCCGGGCCCTCCGACTTCACCGCGGTCATCACGCCTCGAGGCGCGCAGGCGGGCCAAGCACCGTCGGGTTGGTTCGACGAGTGAGCCGCTCCGCGGAGTGGAGCCGATGAAGAAAGTACAACTGGAGCGCATCCTCCAGTCCCTCGCTCCCGTGCCGCAGCCGAACCCAGAGAGAGAGCAGTACGCGACGCCCGCGGCGATTGCCTCCGAGGTCATCTACGGCGCCTACGGCCGCGGGGATATCGATCGGCGCACGGTGCTCGACCTTGGATGCGGGAACGGCGCGCTCGGGATCGGCGCGAAAGTGCTCGGCGCCACGCAGGTGGTCGGCGTCGATTCGGACCCGGCGGCGATCCGGATCGCGAAGCACAACGCCTCGAAAGTCCACGTCGAGGTCGAGTGGCGAACCGAGGATGTCGCCGACGTCCGCGAGGCCTTCGACACGATCCTCATGAATCCGCCCTTCGGGGCGCAGACGCCGCATGCGGACCGCCCGTTCCTGGACGCGGCCATGCGGTGCGGCCGGGTCGTTTACACCTTCCTGAATTCGGCCGCCGAGGGGTTCGTCCGAGGGTACTTCGAGGCGGGAGGTGCGACCGTCACGGATCGGTTCCCGTACGCGTTCCCGATTCCGCACACGTTCGACTTCCACCGCGACGAGGCGCGACGCATCGATGTCGTGCTCTTTCGGATCGAAGTAGCGAAGGGATAAATACGGCGGCTCGTCTTTCGTGCGAACCCAAGGGTCGAGCGGATTCCGATGGAACCCAAGATGGTGCTTCCCGGCGACGAGATTGCCGTCGCCGAGGAATTTGAGCCGGGCGATGGGACGTACGAGCGGAACGGACTCGTGTTCGCGGCGACCCCGGGGGTGCTCGAACTCGATCCGGCGAGCCACGTCGCGCGGGTCCGAGCGTTCAATCCGCCGGCGGAGCTCCGCGTCGGCGACATCGTCTACGGAGTGGTCGACGACATCCGCGGGATGATGGCGACCGCGACGATCACCGCGATCCACGGACGCACGCGCCAAATCAGCGGCGAGTCCGAGGGGACCGTCCACATATCGAACGTGTCCGAGGAGTACACGGAAGACATCCGCGACATGTATCGCCTCGGCGACATCATTCGGGCGAAGGTCATTCAGGTGAAGCCCTCGCTCCAGCTCACGACGGCGGAACCGTCGCTCGGAGTCGTCAAGGCGCTCTGCTCGGTGTGCCGCGGGCCGCTGGAGGTTCGCGGCCGCGATCTCTACTGCCCTCGGGACGAGCGGACGGAGCGGCGGAAGCTAGCGGCGGACTACGCCGACCTGAAGCTGTCGGTCCCCGCGGCCGAACTCGGCGGCGGCAAGGTCGCAGAGCGCCCCCGCGGAGGCGGTGAGCGGGAGGGCCGAGAGCGCGGCGGTCGGGATCGTGGCGGCCGAGGCGGAGGCCGGGATCGCTATCGGGATCGCGGTGGCCGCGGACGCGACGGACGCGACGGACGCGGCGGGGGGCGAGGCGGAAGGGACCGCGATCGCGACCGACGTCGGTAGTCCTCGACGAAAATTTCGTGAGCGCCCGGTTCCGATAATTAGCATCAAGAATCGAAGGGAAAGAGATATGAACCTACCCTGTGATAGCAGCGCATCGAGGTTGTGATGGTTCCGTCGAACGAGGAAGTGATGCGGGAATTGCAGCGCCTTCGCACCGAAATCCAGCAGTTGCGCGAAGTGGTCAGCGCTCTCTTCAACGCGGTCTTCGAGGAGACGGACGAGGACTGGGATACGGTCCCCGAGAAGGACGAGTTCAACCTGTACAACTGAGCGGCAGAGGCCGCTCGGTGACGACGCGCGTCTCGGCGTTTTGGGATGGCCCCGCCCGGCGAGACCGAGTTCGAGGGCCTCCGCAAAAGACCATAAAGAGCTCGCCCCTTGCCAAACCCGTGAGTGGACCGGACCGCTATCGGCGACAGACCGTCCTCCCGGAGATTGGACCGGACGGCCAACGAGCCATCTCCCAGTCCACCGCCGTCGTCGTCGGCCTCGGTGCACTCGGGAGCATCTCCGCGGACATGCTGGCGCGAGCCGGTCTCGGCCGGCTTCGGCTCGTCGACCGGGACGTCGTCGAGCTCGTCAACCTGCAGCGTCAGTCGCTCTACTCGGAAGAGGACCTCGACCGGCCGAAGGCGGACGCGGCCGCGGATCGGCTTCGGAAGGTGAACTCGGCGATTGCGGTGGAATCGCTCGCGAAGGACGTGCACGCGGGGACGGTCCGCGACATCCTTCGCGGTGTCGATATCATCGTGGACGGCACGGACAACCTCGAGACGCGTTTCCTCCTCAACGAAGCGGCGATTGACGCGGGCGTGCCGTTCGTCTACGCGGGCGCGATCGCGACGTACGGGATGGTCCTCGCCATCCGGTCGCCCGACACCGCGTGCTTCCGGTGCTTCCATCCGAATGCCTTGCCGCCCGGCAGCCTGCCGACGTGCGAGACCGCCGGCATCTTCAACGCGGTTTCCGCCCAGATCGGTGCGATCCAGGCGGGCGAGGCGCTGCGGCTGCTCCTCGGGAATCCCCCGTCGGGCGACCTGCTCGTGATCGACGGCTGGCGGCCCGGGATCGAGCGGGTCCACA is a genomic window containing:
- a CDS encoding exosome complex RNA-binding protein Csl4 translates to MEPKMVLPGDEIAVAEEFEPGDGTYERNGLVFAATPGVLELDPASHVARVRAFNPPAELRVGDIVYGVVDDIRGMMATATITAIHGRTRQISGESEGTVHISNVSEEYTEDIRDMYRLGDIIRAKVIQVKPSLQLTTAEPSLGVVKALCSVCRGPLEVRGRDLYCPRDERTERRKLAADYADLKLSVPAAELGGGKVAERPRGGGEREGRERGGRDRGGRGGGRDRYRDRGGRGRDGRDGRGGGRGGRDRDRDRRR
- a CDS encoding ThiF family adenylyltransferase — translated: MSGPDRYRRQTVLPEIGPDGQRAISQSTAVVVGLGALGSISADMLARAGLGRLRLVDRDVVELVNLQRQSLYSEEDLDRPKADAAADRLRKVNSAIAVESLAKDVHAGTVRDILRGVDIIVDGTDNLETRFLLNEAAIDAGVPFVYAGAIATYGMVLAIRSPDTACFRCFHPNALPPGSLPTCETAGIFNAVSAQIGAIQAGEALRLLLGNPPSGDLLVIDGWRPGIERVHIARRADCPACVGGAREYVGARRAQVLASLCGSDTVSLDPLHRGTIDLDGLANRLRGLGTARRAGDILVADVEGRRLTVFPDGRALIRGVKDESEARAVYAKYVGI
- a CDS encoding Rab family GTPase; this translates as MPTVRRMKGKMALLGEGGVGKTSLIRRFVLSEYQETYLHTVGTRVSKIELAVPYGADVEVQLDLSIFDIMGQRGFKDLVRETYFHGSQALMAVCDITREDSLYALNEWIPSALEIAGDVPAYILVNKSDLADRRAVSEEEIGRVAETFGSPFAFTSARTGESVEDAFNALAIEIVDRAFRTEEARAVDRGLREKVLELLAKRGALGLKKNQFFEILRGVNFDDLQAELRRLEGEGLLTLLWAGPSDFTAVITPRGAQAGQAPSGWFDE
- a CDS encoding METTL5 family protein yields the protein MKKVQLERILQSLAPVPQPNPEREQYATPAAIASEVIYGAYGRGDIDRRTVLDLGCGNGALGIGAKVLGATQVVGVDSDPAAIRIAKHNASKVHVEVEWRTEDVADVREAFDTILMNPPFGAQTPHADRPFLDAAMRCGRVVYTFLNSAAEGFVRGYFEAGGATVTDRFPYAFPIPHTFDFHRDEARRIDVVLFRIEVAKG